TTCCTGAATGGCATGTATGTTGATGGGCGGCGGCGACATTTGGTTAGTAGCCGTTCCAACTCCAATGGCTGGTGGCGAGGGCATGGTCATCAGCTGCGCGTGCTGTTGTTGGGGCGGCGACTGGCAGGCGTTTACATGGAGGGCGGTAGCTGTGGGCGAGGCCTGCATGAGCAGCGGTgtcggcggtggtggtggcggagtGGGTGCTGGCGTCGGTGTGGGCGTTCGGGTGCGGGTGGGCGTGACAGCCCGTGGCGACATGGCGACCACGTTGGCAAACGGCATCGCTGGCGGCACCGGCGCTTGGTTAATCAATCCGGCTGAGAAGTTGCCAGCCGCAACTGGCGTATAAACTGGGTAGCCACCGGGCATCACACTGCCGCCGCCCGGCACATCTTCCAGCAGAGCCGCAGTGCCATTGTTTGACGGGGGAATGAGATGCGCGTGGAAGCGGCTGTTGCCATCGACCGAGTTGTTGGCATGGTGCTGGTCGTCGTAGGTCGTAGCCGAGACCACCGAGTGCGCCGGACTGCAGAGAGCAGAGGCATTATTTAACTGGAACCCGGACCGTGTACTCCGCCGCCCATTCAGCCGCCCGCAGGCCCCCACACTCACCTCAGAGGAGCCGCCGGCAGAGAATTCATCGACTCATCGTGCGAGGAGTTCAGCGACGGcggctgctgatgatgatgatggtggtgggaATCCCCGCCTGCCAGtggcatctgctgctgctgctgcatgtgctCCATGGCTGGCGTCTTGCTGTTGTCGCTACGCCGCTTGGCCGAGCCGCCCGACTCCCTATCCCTGTCCCTCCTggatttgctgctgctgccggacGTTCCGCCGGCACTTCTCTTCTTCGGCGGAGGCGCCCGTGAGATGCAGCCGTGGCAGTACCACTTGCCACGCGGTACCTTCAGCAGCGGCGGTATATAGCAGTCAGCGTGGTAGGCACGGGGACACAAGTCACAGTAGATCATCTTGCCCACGGGCGAAGGACGATGACCGCCGCAAACGATGCACTTGCGCTCATTGGTGGCCTTGTTCACGCACTCGTAGCAGTACCTGGAATAGCAGAGGGAAAGGTTTTGAAGTTACTAAATGTTCATCAGATCAGGGATTGCAGTTGggaacagagagagagaggaacAGTGCCACAGTTTCTCAAAGGTTAACGATCAACGCTCAACAAGACAACGCGGATtaatgtgttttctttttggtaaTCTATGACAGTGACATGTGAGGAATGAGGATGTTTAGAGATAGAGGA
This sequence is a window from Drosophila teissieri strain GT53w chromosome 2R, Prin_Dtei_1.1, whole genome shotgun sequence. Protein-coding genes within it:
- the LOC122615084 gene encoding bromodomain-containing protein 3 isoform X6, which gives rise to MIYCDLCPRAYHADCYIPPLLKVPRGKWYCHGCISRAPPPKKRSAGGTSGSSSKSRRDRDRESGGSAKRRSDNSKTPAMEHMQQQQQMPLAGGDSHHHHHHQQPPSLNSSHDESMNSLPAAPLSPAHSVVSATTYDDQHHANNSVDGNSRFHAHLIPPSNNGTAALLEDVPGGGSVMPGGYPVYTPVAAGNFSAGLINQAPVPPAMPFANVVAMSPRAVTPTRTRTPTPTPAPTPPPPPPTPLLMQASPTATALHVNACQSPPQQQHAQLMTMPSPPAIGVGTATNQMSPPPINIHAIQEAKEKLKQEKKEKHATKKLMKELAVCKTLLGEMELHEDSWPFLLPVNTKQFPTYRKIIKTPMDLSTIKKKLQDLSYKTREDFCVDVRQIFDNCEMFNEDDSPVGKAGHGMRKFFESRWGELTDKHS